The following proteins come from a genomic window of Winogradskyella sp. PC-19:
- a CDS encoding oligosaccharide flippase family protein, whose translation MLKNIIANALGRFWSILSNFLFIPLYIYFLGVESYSIISLTLVIVGLLAVLDSGLTATLSREFASSENSPEDKIKVFNTLETCYFAVAIIIMAIVFVSADFIANEWINLKDISEHKVSYYLKIISVSIGFEFLSKFYIGGMLGLEKQVRANTLLISWGILRNGAVVILLYFYQSLEVFFVWQTIITTIYVLILRFQILKLIGISKRDFFSLKIYKSVLKKVWKFASGMLLISLVAGLNSQMDKLAISNILSIENLGYYTAAVALTYSLVTITTTISAAILPRLTKLYTNNNRKKGALLFYRAYKYVIIIVFSFAFTIAFNSKSILWIWTQNKEIVNNAYHIVSIMSAAMAMLALAIIPFNIAIANGYTKLNNYIGIASLLITIPGYWIFANKYGAIGAASVFCAVQIIITLIYTHIINLKFLRLVSTQNIFLNFFIYPGLLITLITFGFKSIPVFFDSRLLQLLWLGIGVFVPLLISFYIFLTRTEKLIFYTKFRILKNKLPWI comes from the coding sequence GTGCTTAAGAATATCATAGCAAACGCATTAGGAAGGTTCTGGAGTATACTATCCAATTTTTTATTCATACCTCTTTACATTTACTTTTTAGGAGTAGAAAGTTATTCCATAATAAGCCTTACACTTGTTATAGTTGGTCTTTTAGCCGTCTTAGATTCAGGGTTAACTGCTACGTTGTCTAGAGAATTTGCTTCAAGTGAAAACAGTCCTGAAGATAAAATAAAGGTTTTTAATACTTTAGAGACATGTTATTTTGCCGTAGCTATAATTATTATGGCGATTGTATTCGTTTCAGCAGATTTTATAGCAAATGAGTGGATAAACCTCAAAGACATATCTGAACATAAAGTTTCTTATTACTTAAAAATAATTAGTGTAAGCATTGGCTTTGAGTTCTTATCTAAGTTTTATATCGGAGGAATGCTTGGTTTAGAAAAGCAAGTTAGAGCCAATACATTGTTAATCTCTTGGGGTATTTTAAGAAATGGAGCTGTTGTTATTTTACTATATTTTTATCAAAGTTTAGAAGTCTTTTTTGTCTGGCAAACAATAATAACTACAATATATGTTTTGATTTTAAGATTTCAGATTTTAAAATTAATTGGTATTTCTAAGAGAGATTTTTTTTCATTAAAAATATACAAATCTGTACTTAAGAAAGTGTGGAAATTTGCATCCGGAATGTTGCTAATATCTTTAGTGGCTGGATTAAATTCTCAGATGGATAAGCTAGCGATTAGTAATATTTTAAGTATCGAAAACCTTGGTTATTATACAGCTGCAGTAGCCTTAACATATAGCTTAGTTACAATAACAACAACGATTAGCGCAGCAATATTACCAAGACTAACAAAGCTTTATACCAATAACAATAGAAAAAAGGGAGCACTTCTTTTTTATAGAGCTTATAAATATGTAATTATCATAGTATTTTCATTTGCCTTTACTATTGCCTTTAATTCTAAAAGTATACTATGGATTTGGACACAAAACAAAGAAATAGTAAATAACGCATATCATATAGTTTCTATAATGTCTGCCGCAATGGCTATGCTTGCTCTTGCAATAATACCTTTTAATATTGCAATTGCTAACGGATATACAAAACTTAACAATTACATAGGTATTGCTAGCTTACTAATCACCATTCCTGGATACTGGATTTTTGCAAATAAGTATGGAGCTATAGGTGCGGCTTCAGTTTTTTGTGCGGTACAAATAATTATTACTTTGATTTATACACATATAATTAATTTAAAGTTTTTGAGACTAGTTAGTACGCAAAATATTTTCCTCAATTTTTTTATATATCCAGGCTTGTTAATTACCCTAATAACATTTGGCTTTAAGTCGATACCAGTATTTTTCGACAGTAGATTGCTACAACTGTTATGGCTTGGTATAGGAGTATTTGTACCATTACTTATTTCATTTTATATTTTTCTCACGAGAACCGAGAAATTAATTTTCTACACTAAATTCCGTATTTTAAAAAATAAACTTCCATGGATATAA
- a CDS encoding Gfo/Idh/MocA family protein, whose translation MKNFALLGASGYIAPRHLKAIKDTNNNLLAAYDRFDSVGVIDSYFPKADFFVEFERFDRHLEKLKYEEKTNIDYVSICTPNYLHDSHIRMALRRGADAICEKPLVLNPWNVDALSKIEKETGNKVYNILQLRVHQSIIDLKKKIDAAPKEKIFDVDLTYLTSRGNWYYTSWKGDMSKSGGIATNIGVHFYDMLSWIFGDVKQNTVHIHEHDRAAGYLELERARVRWFLSINEDVLPEEIKAKGQRTFRSITIEGEELEFSGGFTDLHNRVYENILDGNGYGLEDARQAIEIVHQIRHAEPKGLIGDYHPFARKKLATHPFKK comes from the coding sequence ATGAAGAATTTTGCATTACTAGGAGCTTCAGGTTATATAGCACCAAGACATTTAAAGGCAATTAAAGATACCAATAATAATTTGCTTGCAGCATATGATAGATTTGATAGTGTAGGTGTAATTGATAGTTATTTTCCTAAAGCAGATTTCTTTGTGGAATTTGAGCGTTTTGATAGACATTTAGAAAAACTCAAATACGAGGAAAAAACTAATATTGATTATGTAAGTATCTGTACACCAAATTATCTACATGATTCCCATATTAGAATGGCTTTAAGAAGAGGCGCTGATGCAATCTGTGAAAAACCATTGGTTTTGAATCCTTGGAACGTGGACGCCTTAAGTAAAATTGAAAAAGAAACTGGAAACAAAGTATATAACATTTTACAATTAAGAGTACACCAAAGTATAATAGATTTAAAAAAGAAAATTGATGCCGCCCCTAAGGAAAAAATATTTGATGTTGATCTAACATACTTAACATCTAGAGGAAATTGGTATTACACATCATGGAAAGGAGACATGTCTAAATCGGGAGGTATAGCTACCAATATCGGTGTACATTTTTACGACATGTTATCATGGATTTTTGGAGATGTTAAACAGAATACAGTACATATTCACGAACACGATAGAGCAGCAGGATACCTAGAGCTTGAAAGAGCTAGAGTGAGATGGTTCTTATCTATTAATGAAGACGTTTTGCCAGAAGAAATAAAAGCAAAAGGGCAAAGAACTTTTAGATCTATAACAATTGAAGGAGAAGAGTTGGAATTTAGTGGGGGATTTACAGATTTACATAATCGTGTTTATGAGAATATTCTTGACGGAAATGGATATGGTTTAGAAGATGCAAGACAAGCTATTGAGATAGTTCATCAAATTAGACATGCCGAGCCAAAGGGTTTAATTGGAGATTATCATCCATTTGCTAGAAAAAAATTAGCAACACATCCGTTTAAAAAATAA
- a CDS encoding DegT/DnrJ/EryC1/StrS family aminotransferase, which produces MIPLVKTGLPPKEILLPALEEVLYSGYIAQGKVVDAFEEKFCQYIGNNYSVSVNSGTSALHIALILAGVKAGDEVISTPITAEPTNTSILQTGAKVIFADVDYRTGNLDPKDVIKKITSKTKAIMIVHYAGMPVDIDAFQKIEEDYGIPVIEDAAHALGAKYRNKKIGNHFKYSTFSFQAIKHMTTIDGGMLCLRNEEDYEKAKIIRWFGLDKKKTRKENNITTQGYKYHMNNVNAQIGLVQLNRIEKLVHPYIENGKFFDEKFKDIDGVKTIEYYENSEPSYWLYTMKVENREEFIESMAAEGIMVSDLHKRNDLHSIFNSKSSNLKHTDSFTKKMVHIPCGWWLEVNDRTKIVEAVKRFYS; this is translated from the coding sequence ATGATACCTTTAGTAAAAACAGGATTACCACCAAAAGAAATATTATTACCAGCTTTAGAAGAGGTTTTGTATAGCGGTTACATAGCTCAAGGTAAAGTTGTAGATGCTTTTGAAGAAAAATTCTGTCAGTACATAGGTAATAATTATTCAGTATCTGTTAATTCAGGGACTTCTGCTCTTCATATCGCTTTAATTTTAGCAGGAGTAAAAGCAGGTGATGAGGTTATTAGTACACCAATTACTGCAGAACCAACAAATACATCAATATTACAAACGGGAGCCAAAGTAATTTTTGCGGATGTAGATTATCGAACAGGCAATTTAGACCCTAAGGATGTTATAAAAAAAATCACTTCAAAGACAAAAGCAATCATGATAGTTCATTACGCTGGTATGCCAGTAGACATTGATGCTTTTCAAAAAATAGAAGAAGATTATGGTATTCCTGTCATAGAAGATGCTGCCCACGCTCTTGGTGCTAAATACCGAAATAAGAAAATAGGAAACCATTTTAAATACAGTACGTTTTCTTTTCAGGCTATTAAGCACATGACTACTATTGATGGAGGTATGCTATGTCTTAGGAATGAAGAGGATTATGAAAAAGCCAAAATAATAAGATGGTTTGGGTTAGATAAAAAGAAAACTAGAAAAGAAAATAATATTACAACCCAAGGCTACAAGTATCATATGAATAATGTGAATGCTCAGATAGGCTTGGTTCAGCTAAATAGAATAGAAAAACTAGTACATCCTTATATTGAAAACGGCAAGTTTTTCGATGAAAAATTTAAGGATATTGATGGTGTTAAAACTATTGAGTATTACGAAAACTCAGAACCTTCTTATTGGCTTTATACAATGAAGGTAGAAAACAGAGAAGAGTTTATTGAAAGTATGGCTGCAGAAGGCATTATGGTTTCTGATTTACATAAAAGAAACGATTTACACTCAATATTTAATTCTAAAAGTAGTAATTTAAAGCATACAGATTCATTTACAAAAAAAATGGTTCATATTCCTTGTGGATGGTGGCTAGAAGTTAATGACAGAACTAAAATTGTTGAAGCCGTAAAGCGTTTTTATTCATAG
- a CDS encoding nucleotide sugar dehydrogenase, with amino-acid sequence MEYKIAIIGLGYVGLPLAVEFAKKYKVVGFDINQDRVNELNQGHDSTLEVSDNDLSKVLVTNGKIGLKLTFDVNEIKDSNIYIVTVPTPVDRNNRPILTPLVKASETVGKILKQNDIVIYESTVYPGVTEDECVPVLEKHSGLKFNKDFYCGYSPERINPGDKTHTVANIKKVTSGSTPEIGKVVDDLYKSIITAGTHLAPTLKVAEASKVIENAQRDVNIAFVNELAIIFNKLGIDTHDVLEAAATKWNFLYFKPGLVGGHCIGVDPFYLAQKAQEVGYHSEIILAGRRLNDSMGEYVATEILKLMVMSDIPVKKAKVLMLGITFKENCPDIRNTKAIDVYKSLGQYGMDVDVYDPWADNDEVKNEYGIEMISSIESEYDVIVHVVAHRKYLELDFNKIKSKTGVVYDVKGSLSKEIADKRL; translated from the coding sequence ATGGAATATAAAATTGCAATTATTGGTTTAGGCTATGTGGGCCTTCCGTTAGCAGTTGAATTTGCAAAAAAGTATAAGGTAGTTGGCTTTGATATTAATCAAGATAGAGTAAACGAACTTAATCAAGGCCACGATAGCACATTAGAAGTTAGCGATAATGATTTGTCTAAAGTATTAGTAACAAACGGAAAGATTGGATTAAAGCTCACTTTTGATGTCAACGAAATCAAAGATTCTAATATTTATATAGTAACTGTGCCAACTCCAGTAGATAGAAATAACAGGCCTATTTTAACACCACTTGTAAAAGCTTCAGAGACAGTGGGAAAGATTTTAAAACAAAACGATATTGTTATTTACGAGTCAACAGTATATCCTGGAGTTACGGAAGACGAATGTGTACCGGTACTGGAAAAGCATAGTGGTTTAAAATTCAATAAGGATTTTTATTGTGGGTATTCTCCAGAAAGAATTAATCCAGGAGATAAAACCCATACAGTTGCTAATATTAAAAAAGTTACATCAGGCTCAACACCAGAAATAGGAAAGGTAGTTGATGATTTATATAAATCTATAATTACTGCAGGAACTCACCTAGCCCCAACACTAAAAGTTGCTGAAGCATCTAAAGTAATAGAGAATGCTCAAAGAGATGTGAATATTGCTTTTGTTAATGAGTTAGCCATAATTTTTAATAAGCTTGGAATAGATACTCATGATGTTTTAGAGGCAGCAGCGACAAAATGGAATTTCCTTTATTTCAAACCAGGTTTAGTTGGAGGGCATTGTATTGGTGTAGATCCTTTTTATTTGGCCCAAAAAGCACAAGAAGTTGGGTATCATTCTGAAATTATCCTAGCAGGGCGTCGTTTAAATGACAGTATGGGTGAGTATGTTGCTACAGAAATTCTTAAATTAATGGTTATGAGTGATATACCAGTTAAAAAGGCTAAAGTTCTAATGTTGGGAATAACCTTTAAGGAGAATTGCCCAGATATAAGAAACACAAAAGCAATAGACGTATACAAGTCGCTCGGGCAATATGGCATGGACGTAGACGTTTATGACCCATGGGCTGATAACGATGAAGTAAAGAATGAATATGGTATTGAAATGATATCTAGTATTGAATCAGAATATGATGTAATTGTTCATGTTGTTGCTCACAGGAAATATCTGGAGTTAGATTTCAATAAGATAAAAAGCAAAACTGGTGTCGTGTATGATGTCAAAGGCAGTTTGTCTAAAGAAATAGCTGATAAGAGATTATAA
- a CDS encoding acyltransferase, which produces MEYFAHETAVIDDNVTIKKGTKIWHFSHIMPDSIIGENCNIGQNVVVSPGVVLGNNVKVQNNVSIYTGVICEDDVFLGPSMVFTNVINPRSAVNRRNQYLKTIVKKGASIGANATIVCGNDIGEFAFVGAGSVVTKEILNYALVVGNPSKQIGWVSEYGHRLSFNDNGVAICQESKEVYQLQNNKVVKIKKNK; this is translated from the coding sequence ATGGAATATTTTGCTCACGAAACAGCTGTAATCGACGATAATGTTACAATTAAAAAAGGAACCAAAATATGGCATTTTTCTCATATAATGCCAGACTCCATAATCGGTGAAAATTGTAATATTGGACAAAATGTAGTTGTATCTCCAGGTGTTGTATTGGGAAATAATGTAAAGGTTCAAAACAACGTTTCAATTTACACTGGAGTAATATGTGAAGATGATGTTTTTCTTGGGCCATCAATGGTTTTTACAAATGTAATTAACCCAAGAAGCGCAGTAAATAGAAGAAATCAGTATTTAAAAACAATCGTTAAAAAAGGAGCTTCAATCGGTGCCAATGCTACAATTGTTTGTGGAAATGATATTGGTGAATTTGCTTTCGTTGGTGCCGGCTCTGTTGTTACAAAAGAAATTTTGAACTATGCATTAGTGGTTGGAAATCCGTCAAAACAAATTGGTTGGGTTAGTGAGTATGGTCATAGATTAAGTTTTAATGATAATGGAGTTGCGATATGTCAAGAAAGCAAAGAAGTTTATCAGCTACAAAACAATAAAGTTGTTAAGATTAAAAAAAATAAATGA
- a CDS encoding GNAT family N-acetyltransferase: protein MILSFKYTKHKDTPQDELETICSIKDENWNYGLQNQLDWIKNNINDEDIHVIVEYNSRLIAYLNLVVRQITIDKDNFEVFGIGNVCVSKSKHKSGLGTQLMNYTKEYLKTESKIGILLCKDSLIKFYEKNGWRLIDTNKLGPSLKGAKVSVMTFNFNRDYESIELKGNLF from the coding sequence ATGATTTTAAGTTTTAAATACACAAAACATAAAGATACTCCTCAAGATGAGCTTGAGACGATATGTTCTATAAAAGATGAAAACTGGAATTATGGACTTCAGAATCAGTTAGATTGGATAAAAAACAATATTAATGATGAAGATATTCATGTCATAGTTGAGTATAATAGTAGATTAATAGCTTATTTAAATTTAGTTGTAAGACAAATAACTATTGATAAAGATAATTTTGAAGTTTTTGGCATAGGGAATGTTTGTGTATCTAAAAGTAAACACAAAAGCGGATTGGGTACTCAATTAATGAATTACACGAAAGAGTATTTAAAAACTGAAAGTAAAATTGGTATATTGTTATGTAAAGATTCTTTAATTAAGTTTTATGAGAAAAACGGTTGGAGACTGATTGACACAAATAAATTAGGACCAAGCTTAAAAGGAGCTAAAGTAAGTGTTATGACTTTTAATTTTAATAGAGACTATGAAAGCATAGAACTTAAAGGTAATCTTTTTTAA
- a CDS encoding glycosyltransferase family 2 protein, which produces MDIKLLSIIIPTKDRYEYLIPFLKLLKSFNSKKFDVIIQDNSPNNDEFLNYLGVEQDVRIKYFHTKENLSVIDNCDLAVSNATGKFICFMGDDDGVLPQIIETCEWLDKNNIDSAYFNKAHYIWPDLSGKYSFSNNPGTLTFSKPKNNVVPIDVSNQFKKVLRKGCTDMLKLPRLYHGIVRKEVLDLVKEKANSYFPGPSPDMANSIALANHLRKAVYIDFPIVITGAGVKSTSGQGAKHEHKGSLENKPFLPKNTSSEWSAFVPKYWSGPTIWAESALKSMERSDIKEVDNFNYSYLYASCLVFNPDYKKTIKSTIRVYCSELKTSTFIFKTKIKINIIRIHFIRAMHLVKNLLTKYGITFLSKEKQSNIIDINNAVDALQERFKDLDLFYDK; this is translated from the coding sequence ATGGATATAAAACTACTTAGTATAATAATACCCACAAAAGACAGATATGAGTATCTGATTCCTTTTTTGAAATTATTAAAGTCGTTTAATTCAAAAAAATTTGATGTAATAATACAAGATAACTCACCAAATAATGATGAGTTTTTAAATTATCTAGGTGTTGAGCAAGACGTCAGAATCAAGTACTTTCATACAAAAGAGAACCTTTCTGTAATAGACAATTGTGATTTAGCAGTATCAAATGCTACAGGTAAGTTTATTTGTTTCATGGGAGATGATGATGGTGTACTTCCTCAAATAATAGAGACATGTGAGTGGCTGGATAAAAACAATATTGATTCTGCCTATTTTAATAAGGCACATTATATATGGCCAGATTTATCAGGAAAATATTCTTTTAGTAACAATCCTGGCACATTAACCTTCAGTAAACCAAAAAATAATGTTGTACCTATTGATGTTTCAAATCAGTTTAAAAAAGTATTAAGAAAAGGTTGTACAGATATGTTAAAGTTGCCAAGGCTTTATCATGGAATAGTAAGAAAAGAGGTTCTTGATTTAGTTAAGGAAAAAGCGAATTCTTATTTTCCAGGGCCAAGTCCAGATATGGCAAATAGTATAGCTTTGGCAAACCACTTAAGAAAAGCAGTGTATATAGATTTCCCTATTGTAATTACTGGCGCTGGCGTTAAAAGTACATCAGGACAAGGCGCAAAACACGAACATAAAGGAAGTTTAGAAAATAAACCTTTTTTACCCAAAAACACATCTAGTGAGTGGTCAGCTTTTGTTCCTAAATATTGGTCTGGCCCAACAATTTGGGCTGAATCTGCTTTAAAAAGTATGGAGCGTAGTGATATTAAGGAGGTAGATAATTTTAATTACAGTTATTTATATGCATCATGTCTTGTTTTTAATCCAGATTATAAGAAGACTATAAAGAGTACAATAAGAGTTTATTGTAGTGAACTAAAAACATCAACTTTTATTTTTAAAACTAAGATTAAAATAAACATCATAAGGATACATTTCATTAGAGCTATGCATTTGGTAAAGAATTTACTAACCAAGTATGGTATAACATTCTTATCTAAAGAAAAGCAGAGTAATATTATTGACATCAATAATGCCGTGGATGCATTGCAGGAAAGGTTTAAAGATTTAGATTTATTTTATGACAAGTAA
- a CDS encoding aminotransferase class V-fold PLP-dependent enzyme has product MTKQLHKVFMPDDVNAKIAGVLNSGQLAYGEFTNKFEQGLKNYVGNEFILTLSGNSVLFALDVLDIKQGDEIISSPMSCLMTNQPIAVKGATVVWADVDPSTGTLTPDDLKSKITSKTKAILHYHWGGNPGHIDEINEIANQHGVVVIEEASTAFGAEYKNKKIGNTNTSIVCFSFTAVRLPNAVNGFGIAFNNEELYKKAILKRDFGINRKEFRDSNGEISSNCDIKIPGLGLVLDNISSLVGYSQLSHIEGLYTKQRENATKWDAYFNKDNNFKSVGNRLEINPNYWVYSLVSDRRDMLYQELKNKGFNVSKLHHRNDSYGVFKDNQKDVSTRLTGVDEFERTQLNLPCGWWLEDNDFKF; this is encoded by the coding sequence ATGACAAAGCAACTACATAAAGTTTTTATGCCCGATGATGTTAATGCAAAAATAGCAGGCGTATTAAATTCGGGCCAATTAGCTTATGGTGAGTTTACAAATAAGTTTGAACAGGGTTTAAAGAATTATGTTGGTAATGAATTTATTTTAACACTATCTGGAAATTCAGTTTTATTTGCTTTAGATGTTTTAGATATAAAACAAGGAGATGAAATTATCTCTTCTCCCATGAGTTGCTTAATGACTAATCAACCAATAGCGGTTAAAGGTGCAACGGTTGTTTGGGCAGATGTAGACCCATCTACAGGGACACTAACCCCAGATGATTTAAAGTCTAAAATCACTTCAAAAACAAAAGCTATATTACATTATCATTGGGGAGGAAACCCTGGTCATATAGATGAGATAAACGAGATTGCAAATCAACACGGAGTCGTTGTTATTGAAGAAGCATCAACAGCTTTTGGTGCTGAGTACAAGAATAAAAAAATTGGAAATACAAATACAAGTATAGTCTGTTTTTCTTTTACTGCTGTAAGGCTTCCAAACGCTGTCAATGGTTTTGGAATAGCATTTAATAATGAAGAATTGTATAAAAAGGCAATTTTAAAAAGAGATTTTGGCATTAACCGAAAAGAATTTAGAGACAGTAATGGAGAAATAAGCTCTAATTGTGACATTAAAATTCCAGGCTTAGGCCTGGTCTTAGATAATATTTCTAGCTTAGTTGGATATTCACAACTTTCGCATATAGAAGGATTGTATACTAAGCAAAGAGAAAATGCCACAAAATGGGATGCGTACTTTAATAAAGATAATAACTTTAAAAGTGTTGGGAATAGATTAGAGATTAATCCAAATTACTGGGTATATTCTTTAGTTAGTGACAGAAGAGATATGCTTTATCAAGAGCTAAAAAACAAAGGCTTTAATGTTAGTAAATTACATCATAGAAATGATTCCTATGGTGTGTTTAAGGATAATCAAAAAGATGTTTCAACTCGATTAACAGGCGTAGATGAGTTCGAGAGAACGCAATTAAATTTACCATGCGGATGGTGGTTAGAAGACAATGATTTTAAGTTTTAA
- the rfbD gene encoding dTDP-4-dehydrorhamnose reductase has product MIKVLVTGKDSQLAKCLKAIEKEYSRISFVFKNSKDLNITDIKSVKSNFKKTEYDYCINCAAYTAVDKAETEPIIAKNINTIGVLNLVESCIENNVNLVHISTDFVFDGESKRPYLETDSKNPLGVYGKTKSEAEDNIIEYLETYFIIRTSWLYSQYNQNFFKSMLDLAQNSNEIRIVKDQIGCPTNANDLAHFICKIIDSGSKTFGVYHFCNKGEASRHSFAEEIFRKWDIKVAIKPIKTSEYPTAAKRPKYSVLDTSKTERIFNFKINSWKDALHNFNLTQNKE; this is encoded by the coding sequence ATGATAAAAGTGCTTGTTACAGGTAAAGACAGCCAATTAGCTAAGTGTCTTAAAGCTATAGAAAAGGAATATTCTAGAATTTCTTTTGTGTTTAAAAACTCTAAAGACTTAAATATCACTGACATTAAATCTGTAAAAAGTAATTTTAAAAAAACCGAGTACGATTATTGTATTAATTGTGCCGCCTACACTGCAGTAGACAAAGCAGAAACAGAACCAATAATAGCCAAAAATATTAATACTATTGGGGTCTTAAATCTCGTAGAATCCTGTATAGAAAACAATGTTAACCTTGTTCATATTTCTACAGATTTTGTTTTTGATGGAGAATCAAAAAGGCCTTATTTAGAAACAGACAGTAAAAACCCGCTAGGAGTTTACGGAAAAACAAAGAGCGAAGCAGAAGATAATATTATTGAATATTTGGAGACTTATTTTATAATAAGAACGTCGTGGCTATATTCTCAATACAATCAAAATTTCTTTAAATCAATGCTAGATTTGGCACAAAACAGCAATGAAATAAGAATTGTTAAAGACCAAATTGGATGCCCAACTAACGCAAATGATTTAGCTCATTTTATTTGTAAAATTATTGACTCTGGAAGCAAAACTTTTGGTGTATATCATTTTTGTAACAAAGGCGAAGCTAGTCGGCATAGTTTTGCAGAAGAGATATTCAGGAAATGGGATATCAAAGTAGCCATAAAACCTATTAAAACATCTGAATATCCAACAGCTGCCAAACGTCCAAAATATAGTGTTTTAGACACATCTAAAACGGAGAGGATATTTAATTTCAAGATTAATAGTTGGAAAGATGCCCTTCACAATTTCAACTTAACTCAGAATAAGGAATAA
- a CDS encoding acyltransferase codes for MKRILFLFDALWHSFLLVLPGTYAFCKMRVKYYKRKGALIGKNSSISPNVRITGKFQMGNNSSIAQNCTISGSESGIIIGDDVMVAPNCVLVAFNHGYGDIDTPMVKQKNIEKKIVVEDNVWISANCTISAGVKIGKGSIIAANSFVNKDVATYSIVGGVPAKLIKSRL; via the coding sequence ATGAAAAGAATCTTGTTTTTATTTGATGCATTATGGCATTCATTTTTATTGGTTTTACCGGGAACATATGCTTTCTGTAAAATGCGGGTCAAATATTATAAGAGAAAAGGCGCCTTAATTGGCAAAAATTCTTCAATAAGCCCTAATGTCAGAATCACGGGGAAGTTTCAAATGGGCAATAACAGTTCTATTGCACAAAACTGCACAATATCCGGAAGTGAATCAGGAATAATAATCGGAGATGATGTTATGGTCGCTCCAAATTGTGTTTTAGTTGCTTTTAATCATGGTTATGGAGATATAGATACCCCTATGGTAAAGCAAAAAAATATCGAAAAAAAAATAGTTGTAGAAGATAATGTATGGATAAGCGCAAATTGTACAATATCAGCAGGTGTTAAAATAGGAAAAGGTAGTATAATTGCCGCCAACTCTTTTGTAAATAAAGATGTTGCTACATATTCAATAGTTGGAGGTGTTCCTGCAAAACTTATAAAGTCTAGATTGTAA
- a CDS encoding polysaccharide biosynthesis protein produces the protein MFKDKILLITGGTGSFGNAVLEKFLKSDIKEIRIFSRDEKKQEDMRIHYKNDKLNFIVGDVRDFNSINRAMDGVDYLFHAAALKQVPSCEFYPLQAIETNILGAENVLEAAANNNVKKTVVLSTDKAVYPINTMGMSKALMEKLAISKARDTRVRRNEGIICATRYGNVMASRGSIIPLFIKQIKEGKNLTITNPDMTRFMMSLTDSVDLVMFAFKNANPGDIFVQKSPAASIITLAKALKELFKAENEITIIGARHGEKMYETLCSKEEMSKSDDMQDYYRVPADMRDLNYTKYVQKDGPKLQENEYNSDNTKQLNVEELKELLLTIDYVKEELATL, from the coding sequence ATGTTTAAAGACAAAATATTACTAATTACAGGAGGAACAGGTTCTTTTGGAAATGCAGTTTTAGAAAAATTTCTTAAATCTGATATTAAAGAAATCCGAATTTTCAGCAGAGATGAAAAGAAGCAAGAAGACATGCGTATTCATTACAAAAATGATAAGTTAAACTTTATTGTTGGAGATGTAAGAGATTTTAATAGTATTAATAGAGCCATGGATGGTGTTGACTATCTATTTCATGCCGCAGCTTTAAAGCAAGTCCCCTCTTGTGAGTTTTATCCCCTTCAAGCTATAGAAACAAATATACTTGGTGCTGAAAACGTACTAGAAGCCGCAGCAAATAACAACGTAAAGAAAACAGTTGTATTAAGTACCGATAAAGCAGTATATCCAATTAACACAATGGGTATGTCTAAGGCTTTAATGGAAAAATTAGCAATATCTAAAGCTCGAGATACTAGAGTAAGGCGAAACGAAGGTATTATTTGTGCCACTCGGTACGGAAACGTAATGGCATCAAGAGGATCTATAATACCTCTGTTTATAAAACAGATAAAAGAAGGAAAAAACTTAACAATTACAAATCCAGATATGACACGCTTTATGATGTCATTGACAGATTCTGTAGATTTGGTAATGTTTGCCTTTAAAAATGCAAACCCAGGAGATATTTTTGTTCAAAAATCTCCAGCAGCATCTATTATAACTCTTGCCAAAGCATTAAAAGAATTATTCAAAGCAGAGAATGAGATTACAATTATAGGTGCAAGGCATGGAGAAAAAATGTATGAAACATTATGTAGTAAAGAAGAAATGTCCAAGTCAGATGACATGCAAGACTACTACCGTGTTCCTGCAGATATGAGAGACCTTAATTACACTAAATATGTCCAGAAAGATGGACCTAAGCTTCAAGAGAATGAATATAATTCCGATAATACTAAACAATTAAATGTTGAAGAATTAAAGGAATTATTATTAACAATAGATTATGTTAAGGAAGAGTTAGCGACTTTATAA